In the genome of Calothrix sp. PCC 6303, the window AGCGAGAGGAGAAGAAAGCAAGAGTAATCGTTGATAACGACCCAGTGCCAACCTCATTTGAAAGATGGGGAAAACCTGGTCACTTCGACAGAACCCTTGCTAAGGGACCAAAAACCACCACATGGATTTGGAACCTTCACGCCCTCGCCCATGATTTTGATACACATACAAGCGATTTAGAAGACATATCCCGCAAAATCTTCGCCGCCCACTTCGGACATCTAGCCGTTGTGACCCTGTGGCTGAGTGGGATGATTTTCCACGGAGCGAAGTTTTCCAACTACGAAGCTTGGTTAACAGACCCATTAAATGTAAAACCCAGCGCCCAAGTTGTTTGGCCCATCGTGGGACAAGGCATCTTAAATGGTGACGTTGGCGGCGGCTTCCACGGTATTCAAATCACGTCTGGACTATTCCAGGTTTGGCGTGGTTGGGGTATCACCAATTCCTTCCAACTATATGTAACCGCGATTGGCGGCTTGGTATTAGCAGGCTTATTCCTATTTGCAGGCTGGTTCCACTACCACAAACGCGCTCCCAAGTTGGAATGGTTCCAAAACGCGGAATCCATGCTCAATCACCACTTGGCAGTATTGCTAGGTTGTGGTTCCTTGGGTTGGACAGGACACTTGATCCATGTTTCCAATCCTACCAATAAGTTATTGGATGCAGGTGTAGCGTTGAAAGACGTACCACTTCCCCATGAGTTCATCCTGAACAAAGACTTATTGACAGAGCTTTATCCAAGTTTTGTGAACGGTTTAACCCCCTTCTTTACATTGAATTGGGGTACATACTCCGATTTCTTAACCTTCAAAGGTGGTTTGAACCCAGTAACTGGTGGTCTGTGGATGACTGACATAGCTCACCACCATTTAGCGATCGCAGTTCTGTTTATTGTTGCTGGACACATGTACCGTACCAATTGGGGTATCGGTCACAGCCTCAAAGAAATCCTTGAGAACCACAAAGGACCTTTCACCGGAGAAGGTCACAAAGGTCTTTACGAAGTTCTCACCACTTCTTGGCACGCCCAGCTAGCAATTAACCTAGCAATGATGGGATCACTAAGCATCATCGTCGCGCAACACATGTACGCGATGCCTCCTTATCCCTACTTGGCAACCGACTACGCAACCCAACTGTGTATCTTCACCCATCACATGTGGATTGGCGGTTTCCTAATCGTTGGCGGTGCAGCACATGGTGCCATCTTCATGGTGCGGGATTACGACCCCGTAGTGAACCAAAACAACTTGTTGGATCGGGTGCTTCGTCACCGTGATGCAATTATCTCTCACCTTAACTGGGTGTCGATGTTCCTAGGCTTCCACAGCTTCGGACTCTATATCCACAACGACACAATGCGCGCATTAGGTCGTCCTCAAGATATGTTCTCGGATAGCGCAATTCAATTGCAGCCTGTGTTTGCACAGTGGGTACAAAGTCTCCATACCGTTGCACCTGGTAACACAGCGCCAAATGCAATGAATGTTGTAAGCCATGCTTTCGGTGGTGGTGTAGTTGCCGTTGGCGGCAAAGTTGCCATGATGCCCATCGCTTTGGGTACCGCTGATTTCTTGGTTCACCACATCCACGCATTTACTATTCACGTTACAGTCTTGATTTTGCTTAAAGGCGTACTTTTCGCCCGCAGCTCACGCCTCATCCCAGATAAGGCAAATTTAGGCTTCCGCTTCCCTTGCGATGGTCCAGGTCGTGGCGGTACATGTCAAGTATCCGGTTGGGATCACGTATTCCTCGGACTCTTCTGGATGTATAACTCCTTGTCAATCGTAATTTTCCACTTTAGCTGGAAAATGCAATCTGATGTATGGGGAACTGTAGACGCAGATGGTGTGGTGTCACATATCACTGGTGGTAACTTTGCCCAAAGTGCCATCACCATCAATGGTTGGTTGCGAGACTTCCTGTGGGCGCAAGCTTCACAAGTTATCAACTCCTACGGCAGTGCATTATCTGCCTATGGTTTGATGTTCTTGGGCGCACACTTTGTTTGGGCATTCAGCTTAATGTTCCTGTTTAGTGGTCGTGGCTACTGGCAAGAATTAATTGAGTCTATTGTTTGGGCACACAATAAACTGAAGGTAGCACCCGCTATCCAGCCACGGGCTTTAAGCATCACTCAAGGTCGTGCGGTTGGTGTTGCACACTATCTCCTAGGAGGCATCGCCACCACATGGGCGTTCTTCCACGCGCACATACTTTCGGTAGGCTAGCAGTCTTTAGTTTTAGATTGACGATTTTGTGGAAAGTGGGCGGTGAGCCAGTTGCAGTACACGGGTTTCCCGGTTGACAGTAAACTGGCAAGCCCTTAGGGGTAGCGGTTTTCGTTCCGTCCAGGTTCTCACAAATAAATTGAAAGTTTAGAATTAAATGGCGGCTAAAGGTTAGAGGATTTATCAAAACCAATGGCAACAAAATTTCCAAAATTTAGCCAGGATCTCGCACAAGACCCGACCACTCGGCGGATCTGGTATGCGATGGCTATGGGAAATGACTTTGAAAGCCATGATGGAATGACCGAAGAAAATCTTTACCAAAAGATTTTTGCAACTCACTTTGGTCACTTGGCGATCATTTTCCTATGGGCATCCAGCCTCCTGTTTCACGTAGCTTGGCAAGGCAACTTTGAGCAGTGGATTAAAGATCCATTGCACATCCGTCCCATCGCTCATGCGATTTGGGATCCTCACTTCGGTAAACCAGCAATTGAAGCTTTCACCCAAGCTGGTGCTAGCAATCCTGTAAATATCGCTTACTCCGGTGTCTACCACTGGTGGTACACCATCGGGATGCGGACAAACAATGACCTCTACACAGGTT includes:
- the psaA gene encoding photosystem I core protein PsaA, which encodes MTISPPEREEKKARVIVDNDPVPTSFERWGKPGHFDRTLAKGPKTTTWIWNLHALAHDFDTHTSDLEDISRKIFAAHFGHLAVVTLWLSGMIFHGAKFSNYEAWLTDPLNVKPSAQVVWPIVGQGILNGDVGGGFHGIQITSGLFQVWRGWGITNSFQLYVTAIGGLVLAGLFLFAGWFHYHKRAPKLEWFQNAESMLNHHLAVLLGCGSLGWTGHLIHVSNPTNKLLDAGVALKDVPLPHEFILNKDLLTELYPSFVNGLTPFFTLNWGTYSDFLTFKGGLNPVTGGLWMTDIAHHHLAIAVLFIVAGHMYRTNWGIGHSLKEILENHKGPFTGEGHKGLYEVLTTSWHAQLAINLAMMGSLSIIVAQHMYAMPPYPYLATDYATQLCIFTHHMWIGGFLIVGGAAHGAIFMVRDYDPVVNQNNLLDRVLRHRDAIISHLNWVSMFLGFHSFGLYIHNDTMRALGRPQDMFSDSAIQLQPVFAQWVQSLHTVAPGNTAPNAMNVVSHAFGGGVVAVGGKVAMMPIALGTADFLVHHIHAFTIHVTVLILLKGVLFARSSRLIPDKANLGFRFPCDGPGRGGTCQVSGWDHVFLGLFWMYNSLSIVIFHFSWKMQSDVWGTVDADGVVSHITGGNFAQSAITINGWLRDFLWAQASQVINSYGSALSAYGLMFLGAHFVWAFSLMFLFSGRGYWQELIESIVWAHNKLKVAPAIQPRALSITQGRAVGVAHYLLGGIATTWAFFHAHILSVG